One Helianthus annuus cultivar XRQ/B chromosome 12, HanXRQr2.0-SUNRISE, whole genome shotgun sequence genomic region harbors:
- the LOC110896198 gene encoding protein MEI2-like 4 isoform X1: MPSELMDSPPSELPPNERQVGFWKTDADNNNYGVKDGQVYVVGGTSLASLPLEKHKMSSDSHKLNHFDAPNLYLNQDHLSSENNSVGSIGHPLQRPLDNNNNNKGNRPIFGTDHKSYLTAGNKYNVMGDHYENGLFSSSLSDLFSRKLRLSANNNSMYGHSVGASQYAEEEPFESLEEIEAQTIGNLLPDDDDLLSGVTDGLDCNKVQPGSGDDVEELDFFSSVGGMELGEDGAGQRNYEISAEQHPHGQHPSRTLFVRNINSNVEDSELRILFEQYGEIHTLYTACKHRGFVMISYYDIRAARRAMQALQNKPLRRRKLDIHYSIPKDNHSDKDINQGTVVIYNLDSTISNDELRHVFGVYGEVKEIRETPQGSRHKSIEFYDIRAAETALRELNKNDMAGKQMKLEPGHPGASKRPFPELDLDETSALLQMCSPPTDFTRDISGAVPNIRGGMEHGSLLSVAGSQLLDTGIPASVSKSFSSIIGVESGGGMPSSLHNQLKYDFRSSPNYHPHSLPDGLTNSSTMAAGRMSERVGNMQFNRRSLELSNDNVFGPSSCSPAGNHHYMWNHPSHQPQPQPHNMMWPPNSPSLMNGVGGNAAPRAPSHMANTFLHINNHHVGSAPSVNPSIWDRRHSYAAGESPADTASVFHPGSLGNMRGVPLDFVSHNMFPPRMGGNSMELPIPSKSIGLVSHHQNSVMFPSRGGQLIPMMTSFDSPSDRTRNNRRNEGSSNQADNKKQFELDLDRIMRGDDRRTTLMIKNIPNKYTSKMLLAAIDERHRGTYDFIYLPIDFKNKCNVGYAFINMTEPSLIIPFYQAFNGKKWEKFNSEKVASIAYARIQGKAALIAHFQNSSLMNEDKRCRPILFHTDGPNAGDQVPFPMGVNVRSRVNKNRTNTNEEGSQDAANGEASSNGGDSSSGSTKDFE; the protein is encoded by the exons ATGCCATCTGAACTCATGGACTCACCGCCTTCTGAACTTCCTCCTAATGAG AGACAGGTTGGCTTCTGGAAGACAGATGCTGACAACAACAACTATG GTGTAAAAGATGGTCAAGTATATGTAGTTGGTGGCACCTCACTTGCGTCATTGCCCCTGGAGAAACACAAGATGTCATCTGATTCTCATAAATTGAACCACTTTGATGCCCCTAATCTTTACTTGAACCAAGACCATCTTAGCTCAGAGAATAACTCTGTGGGATCCATTGGCCATCCTCTGCAGAGACCtcttgataataataataataataagggaAATAGACCAATTTTTGGTACGGATCATAAATCTTATCTTACAGCAGGGAACAAGTATAATGTCATGGGTGATCACTATGAGAATGGCCTCTTTTCAAGTTCATTATCTGATCTTTTCAGTAGAAAAT TGAGATTATCAGCAAACAACAACAGTATGTATGGTCATTCTGTTGGTGCCTCCCAGTATGCAGAAGAGGAACCCTTTGAATCCCTTGAAGAGATTGAGGCCCAAACTATTGGGAATCTTCTtcctgatgatgatgatttgctGTCCGGAGTGACAGATGGGCTTGACTGTAATAAGGTACAACCAGGCAGTGGTGATGATGTGGAAGAATTGGACTTTTTTAGCAGTGTGGGGGGGATGGAATTGGGAGAAGATGGCGCAGGACAAAGAAATTATGAAATTTCTGCGGAACAACACCCCCATGGACAACACCCATCAAGAACACTTTTTGTGAGAAATATAAATAGCAATGTGGAAGATTCCGAATTAAGAATCCTGTTTGAG CAATACGGGGAAATCCACACTCTTTACACAGCCTGCAAGCATCGTGGGTTTGTGATGATATCATACTATGATATAAGAGCAGCCAGACGTGCCATGCAAGCTCTTCAGAACAAACCATTGAGGCGTAGAAAGCTTGATATTCATTATTCAATTCCAAAG GATAACCATTCAGACAAAGATATTAATCAAGGCACTGTTGTGATTTATAACCTTGATTCTACTATTTCAAATGATGAACTTCGCCATGTTTTTGGCGTGTATGGTGAGGTTAAGGAG ATTCGTGAAACTCCACAAGGAAGTCGTCATAAGTCCATAGAATTCTATGATATAAGAGCTGCAGAAACTGCTTTGCGTGAATTAAACAAGAATGACATGGCAGGGAAACAGATGAAGCTTGAACCCGGACATCCTGGTGCATCTAAACG TCCATTTCCAGAGCTGGATCTTGATGAAACCAGTGCCTTGTTGCAAATGTGTAGCCCACCTACTGATTTCACTAGAGACATTTCTG GAGCAGTTCCAAATATCCGTGGTGGCATGGAACATGGGAGTCTATTGAGTGTGGCTGGCAGTCAATTATTAGACACGGGCATCCCAGCTAGCGTATCAAAAAGTTTTTCGTCCATAATTGGGGTGGAATCAGGTGGTGGCATGCCATCCAGTTTGCATAACCAACTGAAATATGATTTCAGGAGCTCGCCAAATTACCACCCTCATTCACTTCCAGATGGCTTAACCAACAGCAGCACCATGGCTGCTGGTAGAATGTCTGAAAGGGTGGGAAATATGCAGTTCAACAGACGCTCACTTGAACTTAGTAATGACAATG TGTTTGGTCCCTCTAGTTGCTCCCCTGCTGGCAATCATCATTATATGTGGAATCATCCTTCTCATCAGCCTCAGCCTCAGCCTCATAACATGATGTGGCCACCCAATTCACCATCACTGATGAATGGAGTGGGGGGAAATGCTGCTCCTAGAGCACCGTCTCATATGGCAAACACTTTTCTGCACATTAACAACCACCATGTGGGGTCTGCACCATCTGTGAATCCTTCTATCTGGGATAGACGACACTCTTATGCAGCAGGGGAATCCCCTGCTGACACAGCATCAGTTTTCCATCCAGGTTCTCTCGGGAATATGAGGGGGGTCCCTCTGGATTTCGTTTCTCATAATATGTTTCCTCCTCGTATGGGTGGAAACTCAATGGAGTTACCGATTCCATCAAAAAGTATTGGGCTGGTTTCCCATCATCAGAATAGTGTAATGTTTCCTAGTAGAGGAGGGCAACTGATTCCTATGATGACTTCATTTGATTCTCCAAGTGACCGCACTAGAAACAACCGTAGAAATGAGGGTAGCTcaaatcaagctgacaacaaGAAACAATTTGAACTTGATCTGGACCGTATCATGCGAGGCGATGACAGAAGAACTACTCTAATGATCAAGAACATCCCTAACAA GTACACTTCTAAGATGCTGTTGGCTGCAATTGATGAACGTCATCGTGGAACATATGATTTTATCTACTTACCCATAGATTTCAAG AACAAATGCAACGTGGGTTACGCGTTCATCAACATGACTGAGCCTTCTCTTATTATTCCATTCTATCAG GCATTTAACGGGAAGAAGTGGGAGAAGTTCAACAGTGAAAAAGTAGCATCCATTGCATATGCTCGCATACAGGGAAAAGCTGCACTGATTGCCCACTTTCAGAATTCAAGTTTGATGAATGAAGATAAGCGTTGTCGTCCCATCCTTTTCCACACCGACGGTCCAAATGCAGGTGATCAGGTACCTTTTCCTATGGGTGTTAATGTTCGATCAAGAGTGAACAAAAACCGGACCAACACAAATGAGGAAGGCTCGCAAGATGCGGCGAATGGTGAGGCATCTTCAAACGGTGGGGACTCATCATCAGGTTCCACAAAGGATTTTGAATGA
- the LOC110896198 gene encoding protein MEI2-like 4 isoform X2 gives MPSELMDSPPSELPPNERQVGFWKTDADNNNYGVKDGQVYVVGGTSLASLPLEKHKMSSDSHKLNHFDAPNLYLNQDHLSSENNSVGSIGHPLQRPLDNNNNNKGNRPIFGTDHKSYLTAGNKYNVMGDHYENGLFSSSLSDLFSRKLRLSANNNSMYGHSVGASQYAEEEPFESLEEIEAQTIGNLLPDDDDLLSGVTDGLDCNKVQPGSGDDVEELDFFSSVGGMELGEDGAGQRNYEISAEQHPHGQHPSRTLFVRNINSNVEDSELRILFEQYGEIHTLYTACKHRGFVMISYYDIRAARRAMQALQNKPLRRRKLDIHYSIPKDNHSDKDINQGTVVIYNLDSTISNDELRHVFGVYGEVKEIRETPQGSRHKSIEFYDIRAAETALRELNKNDMAGKQMKLEPGHPGASKRPFPELDLDETSALLQMCSPPTDFTRDISVPNIRGGMEHGSLLSVAGSQLLDTGIPASVSKSFSSIIGVESGGGMPSSLHNQLKYDFRSSPNYHPHSLPDGLTNSSTMAAGRMSERVGNMQFNRRSLELSNDNVFGPSSCSPAGNHHYMWNHPSHQPQPQPHNMMWPPNSPSLMNGVGGNAAPRAPSHMANTFLHINNHHVGSAPSVNPSIWDRRHSYAAGESPADTASVFHPGSLGNMRGVPLDFVSHNMFPPRMGGNSMELPIPSKSIGLVSHHQNSVMFPSRGGQLIPMMTSFDSPSDRTRNNRRNEGSSNQADNKKQFELDLDRIMRGDDRRTTLMIKNIPNKYTSKMLLAAIDERHRGTYDFIYLPIDFKNKCNVGYAFINMTEPSLIIPFYQAFNGKKWEKFNSEKVASIAYARIQGKAALIAHFQNSSLMNEDKRCRPILFHTDGPNAGDQVPFPMGVNVRSRVNKNRTNTNEEGSQDAANGEASSNGGDSSSGSTKDFE, from the exons ATGCCATCTGAACTCATGGACTCACCGCCTTCTGAACTTCCTCCTAATGAG AGACAGGTTGGCTTCTGGAAGACAGATGCTGACAACAACAACTATG GTGTAAAAGATGGTCAAGTATATGTAGTTGGTGGCACCTCACTTGCGTCATTGCCCCTGGAGAAACACAAGATGTCATCTGATTCTCATAAATTGAACCACTTTGATGCCCCTAATCTTTACTTGAACCAAGACCATCTTAGCTCAGAGAATAACTCTGTGGGATCCATTGGCCATCCTCTGCAGAGACCtcttgataataataataataataagggaAATAGACCAATTTTTGGTACGGATCATAAATCTTATCTTACAGCAGGGAACAAGTATAATGTCATGGGTGATCACTATGAGAATGGCCTCTTTTCAAGTTCATTATCTGATCTTTTCAGTAGAAAAT TGAGATTATCAGCAAACAACAACAGTATGTATGGTCATTCTGTTGGTGCCTCCCAGTATGCAGAAGAGGAACCCTTTGAATCCCTTGAAGAGATTGAGGCCCAAACTATTGGGAATCTTCTtcctgatgatgatgatttgctGTCCGGAGTGACAGATGGGCTTGACTGTAATAAGGTACAACCAGGCAGTGGTGATGATGTGGAAGAATTGGACTTTTTTAGCAGTGTGGGGGGGATGGAATTGGGAGAAGATGGCGCAGGACAAAGAAATTATGAAATTTCTGCGGAACAACACCCCCATGGACAACACCCATCAAGAACACTTTTTGTGAGAAATATAAATAGCAATGTGGAAGATTCCGAATTAAGAATCCTGTTTGAG CAATACGGGGAAATCCACACTCTTTACACAGCCTGCAAGCATCGTGGGTTTGTGATGATATCATACTATGATATAAGAGCAGCCAGACGTGCCATGCAAGCTCTTCAGAACAAACCATTGAGGCGTAGAAAGCTTGATATTCATTATTCAATTCCAAAG GATAACCATTCAGACAAAGATATTAATCAAGGCACTGTTGTGATTTATAACCTTGATTCTACTATTTCAAATGATGAACTTCGCCATGTTTTTGGCGTGTATGGTGAGGTTAAGGAG ATTCGTGAAACTCCACAAGGAAGTCGTCATAAGTCCATAGAATTCTATGATATAAGAGCTGCAGAAACTGCTTTGCGTGAATTAAACAAGAATGACATGGCAGGGAAACAGATGAAGCTTGAACCCGGACATCCTGGTGCATCTAAACG TCCATTTCCAGAGCTGGATCTTGATGAAACCAGTGCCTTGTTGCAAATGTGTAGCCCACCTACTGATTTCACTAGAGACATTTCTG TTCCAAATATCCGTGGTGGCATGGAACATGGGAGTCTATTGAGTGTGGCTGGCAGTCAATTATTAGACACGGGCATCCCAGCTAGCGTATCAAAAAGTTTTTCGTCCATAATTGGGGTGGAATCAGGTGGTGGCATGCCATCCAGTTTGCATAACCAACTGAAATATGATTTCAGGAGCTCGCCAAATTACCACCCTCATTCACTTCCAGATGGCTTAACCAACAGCAGCACCATGGCTGCTGGTAGAATGTCTGAAAGGGTGGGAAATATGCAGTTCAACAGACGCTCACTTGAACTTAGTAATGACAATG TGTTTGGTCCCTCTAGTTGCTCCCCTGCTGGCAATCATCATTATATGTGGAATCATCCTTCTCATCAGCCTCAGCCTCAGCCTCATAACATGATGTGGCCACCCAATTCACCATCACTGATGAATGGAGTGGGGGGAAATGCTGCTCCTAGAGCACCGTCTCATATGGCAAACACTTTTCTGCACATTAACAACCACCATGTGGGGTCTGCACCATCTGTGAATCCTTCTATCTGGGATAGACGACACTCTTATGCAGCAGGGGAATCCCCTGCTGACACAGCATCAGTTTTCCATCCAGGTTCTCTCGGGAATATGAGGGGGGTCCCTCTGGATTTCGTTTCTCATAATATGTTTCCTCCTCGTATGGGTGGAAACTCAATGGAGTTACCGATTCCATCAAAAAGTATTGGGCTGGTTTCCCATCATCAGAATAGTGTAATGTTTCCTAGTAGAGGAGGGCAACTGATTCCTATGATGACTTCATTTGATTCTCCAAGTGACCGCACTAGAAACAACCGTAGAAATGAGGGTAGCTcaaatcaagctgacaacaaGAAACAATTTGAACTTGATCTGGACCGTATCATGCGAGGCGATGACAGAAGAACTACTCTAATGATCAAGAACATCCCTAACAA GTACACTTCTAAGATGCTGTTGGCTGCAATTGATGAACGTCATCGTGGAACATATGATTTTATCTACTTACCCATAGATTTCAAG AACAAATGCAACGTGGGTTACGCGTTCATCAACATGACTGAGCCTTCTCTTATTATTCCATTCTATCAG GCATTTAACGGGAAGAAGTGGGAGAAGTTCAACAGTGAAAAAGTAGCATCCATTGCATATGCTCGCATACAGGGAAAAGCTGCACTGATTGCCCACTTTCAGAATTCAAGTTTGATGAATGAAGATAAGCGTTGTCGTCCCATCCTTTTCCACACCGACGGTCCAAATGCAGGTGATCAGGTACCTTTTCCTATGGGTGTTAATGTTCGATCAAGAGTGAACAAAAACCGGACCAACACAAATGAGGAAGGCTCGCAAGATGCGGCGAATGGTGAGGCATCTTCAAACGGTGGGGACTCATCATCAGGTTCCACAAAGGATTTTGAATGA
- the LOC110896198 gene encoding protein MEI2-like 4 isoform X3: MPSELMDSPPSELPPNERQVGFWKTDADNNNYGVKDGQVYVVGGTSLASLPLEKHKMSSDSHKLNHFDAPNLYLNQDHLSSENNSVGSIGHPLQRPLDNNNNNKGNRPIFGTDHKSYLTAGNKYNVMGDHYENGLFSSSLSDLFSRKLRLSANNNSMYGHSVGASQYAEEEPFESLEEIEAQTIGNLLPDDDDLLSGVTDGLDCNKVQPGSGDDVEELDFFSSVGGMELGEDGAGQRNYEISAEQHPHGQHPSRTLFVRNINSNVEDSELRILFEQYGEIHTLYTACKHRGFVMISYYDIRAARRAMQALQNKPLRRRKLDIHYSIPKIRETPQGSRHKSIEFYDIRAAETALRELNKNDMAGKQMKLEPGHPGASKRPFPELDLDETSALLQMCSPPTDFTRDISGAVPNIRGGMEHGSLLSVAGSQLLDTGIPASVSKSFSSIIGVESGGGMPSSLHNQLKYDFRSSPNYHPHSLPDGLTNSSTMAAGRMSERVGNMQFNRRSLELSNDNVFGPSSCSPAGNHHYMWNHPSHQPQPQPHNMMWPPNSPSLMNGVGGNAAPRAPSHMANTFLHINNHHVGSAPSVNPSIWDRRHSYAAGESPADTASVFHPGSLGNMRGVPLDFVSHNMFPPRMGGNSMELPIPSKSIGLVSHHQNSVMFPSRGGQLIPMMTSFDSPSDRTRNNRRNEGSSNQADNKKQFELDLDRIMRGDDRRTTLMIKNIPNKYTSKMLLAAIDERHRGTYDFIYLPIDFKNKCNVGYAFINMTEPSLIIPFYQAFNGKKWEKFNSEKVASIAYARIQGKAALIAHFQNSSLMNEDKRCRPILFHTDGPNAGDQVPFPMGVNVRSRVNKNRTNTNEEGSQDAANGEASSNGGDSSSGSTKDFE; encoded by the exons ATGCCATCTGAACTCATGGACTCACCGCCTTCTGAACTTCCTCCTAATGAG AGACAGGTTGGCTTCTGGAAGACAGATGCTGACAACAACAACTATG GTGTAAAAGATGGTCAAGTATATGTAGTTGGTGGCACCTCACTTGCGTCATTGCCCCTGGAGAAACACAAGATGTCATCTGATTCTCATAAATTGAACCACTTTGATGCCCCTAATCTTTACTTGAACCAAGACCATCTTAGCTCAGAGAATAACTCTGTGGGATCCATTGGCCATCCTCTGCAGAGACCtcttgataataataataataataagggaAATAGACCAATTTTTGGTACGGATCATAAATCTTATCTTACAGCAGGGAACAAGTATAATGTCATGGGTGATCACTATGAGAATGGCCTCTTTTCAAGTTCATTATCTGATCTTTTCAGTAGAAAAT TGAGATTATCAGCAAACAACAACAGTATGTATGGTCATTCTGTTGGTGCCTCCCAGTATGCAGAAGAGGAACCCTTTGAATCCCTTGAAGAGATTGAGGCCCAAACTATTGGGAATCTTCTtcctgatgatgatgatttgctGTCCGGAGTGACAGATGGGCTTGACTGTAATAAGGTACAACCAGGCAGTGGTGATGATGTGGAAGAATTGGACTTTTTTAGCAGTGTGGGGGGGATGGAATTGGGAGAAGATGGCGCAGGACAAAGAAATTATGAAATTTCTGCGGAACAACACCCCCATGGACAACACCCATCAAGAACACTTTTTGTGAGAAATATAAATAGCAATGTGGAAGATTCCGAATTAAGAATCCTGTTTGAG CAATACGGGGAAATCCACACTCTTTACACAGCCTGCAAGCATCGTGGGTTTGTGATGATATCATACTATGATATAAGAGCAGCCAGACGTGCCATGCAAGCTCTTCAGAACAAACCATTGAGGCGTAGAAAGCTTGATATTCATTATTCAATTCCAAAG ATTCGTGAAACTCCACAAGGAAGTCGTCATAAGTCCATAGAATTCTATGATATAAGAGCTGCAGAAACTGCTTTGCGTGAATTAAACAAGAATGACATGGCAGGGAAACAGATGAAGCTTGAACCCGGACATCCTGGTGCATCTAAACG TCCATTTCCAGAGCTGGATCTTGATGAAACCAGTGCCTTGTTGCAAATGTGTAGCCCACCTACTGATTTCACTAGAGACATTTCTG GAGCAGTTCCAAATATCCGTGGTGGCATGGAACATGGGAGTCTATTGAGTGTGGCTGGCAGTCAATTATTAGACACGGGCATCCCAGCTAGCGTATCAAAAAGTTTTTCGTCCATAATTGGGGTGGAATCAGGTGGTGGCATGCCATCCAGTTTGCATAACCAACTGAAATATGATTTCAGGAGCTCGCCAAATTACCACCCTCATTCACTTCCAGATGGCTTAACCAACAGCAGCACCATGGCTGCTGGTAGAATGTCTGAAAGGGTGGGAAATATGCAGTTCAACAGACGCTCACTTGAACTTAGTAATGACAATG TGTTTGGTCCCTCTAGTTGCTCCCCTGCTGGCAATCATCATTATATGTGGAATCATCCTTCTCATCAGCCTCAGCCTCAGCCTCATAACATGATGTGGCCACCCAATTCACCATCACTGATGAATGGAGTGGGGGGAAATGCTGCTCCTAGAGCACCGTCTCATATGGCAAACACTTTTCTGCACATTAACAACCACCATGTGGGGTCTGCACCATCTGTGAATCCTTCTATCTGGGATAGACGACACTCTTATGCAGCAGGGGAATCCCCTGCTGACACAGCATCAGTTTTCCATCCAGGTTCTCTCGGGAATATGAGGGGGGTCCCTCTGGATTTCGTTTCTCATAATATGTTTCCTCCTCGTATGGGTGGAAACTCAATGGAGTTACCGATTCCATCAAAAAGTATTGGGCTGGTTTCCCATCATCAGAATAGTGTAATGTTTCCTAGTAGAGGAGGGCAACTGATTCCTATGATGACTTCATTTGATTCTCCAAGTGACCGCACTAGAAACAACCGTAGAAATGAGGGTAGCTcaaatcaagctgacaacaaGAAACAATTTGAACTTGATCTGGACCGTATCATGCGAGGCGATGACAGAAGAACTACTCTAATGATCAAGAACATCCCTAACAA GTACACTTCTAAGATGCTGTTGGCTGCAATTGATGAACGTCATCGTGGAACATATGATTTTATCTACTTACCCATAGATTTCAAG AACAAATGCAACGTGGGTTACGCGTTCATCAACATGACTGAGCCTTCTCTTATTATTCCATTCTATCAG GCATTTAACGGGAAGAAGTGGGAGAAGTTCAACAGTGAAAAAGTAGCATCCATTGCATATGCTCGCATACAGGGAAAAGCTGCACTGATTGCCCACTTTCAGAATTCAAGTTTGATGAATGAAGATAAGCGTTGTCGTCCCATCCTTTTCCACACCGACGGTCCAAATGCAGGTGATCAGGTACCTTTTCCTATGGGTGTTAATGTTCGATCAAGAGTGAACAAAAACCGGACCAACACAAATGAGGAAGGCTCGCAAGATGCGGCGAATGGTGAGGCATCTTCAAACGGTGGGGACTCATCATCAGGTTCCACAAAGGATTTTGAATGA